The DNA window ATCTCGAAGCGGTCGGTTCCCACGAGGTCGTGGGTGGCGGTGACGAAGACGCCGGTGGCGCCGTCGCCGTAATCAACTACCGCGGTGACTTCATCCTCGACGGCGATGTCACGGCGGAAGCCGTAGGCCACCTTCGCATACACGGACTTGGGCACGCCGCAGATCCACTGCCACAGGTCCAGCTGGTGCGGTGCCTGGTTGACCAGGACGCCGCCGCCTTCGCCGCCCCACGTGGCGCGCCATTCGCTGGAGTTGTAGTAGCCCTGCGGACGCCACCAGTTGGTGATGATCCAGTTGGTGCGGCGGATGGCACCGATCTCGCCGTTCTCGACGATTTCCTTGAGCTTCCGGTACAGCGGGTTGTTGCGCTGGTTGAACATAATCGCGAAGGACAGTTCGGGCTTGCTCGCGGCAAACTCGTTGAGCTCCTTGACCTGCTTGGTGTAGACGCCGGCCGGCTTCTCCACGAGGGCGTGGATGTTGCGCTTAAGGGTCTCGATGCCCATTCCGGGGTGCAGGAAGTGCGGGACGCAGGTCACGACGGCGTCCACGTCGCCGCTGTCCAGCATGGCGATGTAGTCGTCGTAGAAGGGCGCGTCCGGGTAGGTGGCCGAGGCCAGTTCCTTCTTGGCGGGATCGGTGTCGCAGATGGCGCCGATCTCCATGTTGGGGACCATGCCGTCCGTGATGAACTTGGCGTAGGCGCCGCCCTGCTGGCCCAGGCCGATAATGCCGAGGCGTACTTTCTTGGTCATTGTTGAATCTCCGTGTTCTTTGGTGCTGAGTCTGGAAAGTCTTAGAACAGGCCGGCGTGGCCCATGGCCACCAGGTTGTCGTACGAGGTCTGCAGGGCATCCCAGACGGTGCGGCCGTAGAGTTCGTCCTGTTCAACCAGCATGTATTCGGCCCCGGCGGCCTGCGCGGCCGGAATGATGGAGGGAAAGTCCAGGTTGCCTTCGCCCACTTCGGCGAACTGGACCACGTTTTTGAACTCGCTCATGAACCCCAGGATGTCGCCTGAATCCAGGAGTCCGAAGGCTGCTTCCGGCATCTGGCCGATCCGGTAGTCCTTCAG is part of the Arthrobacter sp. KBS0703 genome and encodes:
- a CDS encoding Gfo/Idh/MocA family protein, which translates into the protein MTKKVRLGIIGLGQQGGAYAKFITDGMVPNMEIGAICDTDPAKKELASATYPDAPFYDDYIAMLDSGDVDAVVTCVPHFLHPGMGIETLKRNIHALVEKPAGVYTKQVKELNEFAASKPELSFAIMFNQRNNPLYRKLKEIVENGEIGAIRRTNWIITNWWRPQGYYNSSEWRATWGGEGGGVLVNQAPHQLDLWQWICGVPKSVYAKVAYGFRRDIAVEDEVTAVVDYGDGATGVFVTATHDLVGTDRFEILGDQGKIVVENSKTATVTRLVKPERELSDAMDMDDVRKLFMGELNPEQYYSTEVIEFESVWGGQHAGVLENFASNILDGTPLLAPGSDGVNGVRLANAIHLSSWTGTEVGLDFDEDVFLAELNKRIADEGKFPERS